The following coding sequences lie in one Apium graveolens cultivar Ventura chromosome 3, ASM990537v1, whole genome shotgun sequence genomic window:
- the LOC141711063 gene encoding uncharacterized protein LOC141711063, producing MDEEAGDDVLADLHDIIELLQTKDVEELYESYELGHNNQVVEKDGSTLENDPGTNGCDTLRVISTRDFSTREELLNNVLEIVLKQGFVTKIKKSKKKCYVIIGCDRGGMYHSNKPHGEKRRKVTCSRLINCPFEVWGKRKRDGVWKLDLKNLSHNHEASEDMSGHPYCRRFTSEKVQRIQEKTMTDIPPRQILTSLRQSNPNLQAISRTLYNVRAKIKRES from the exons ATGGATGAAGAAGCAGGAGACGATGTTTTAGCAGATCTACACGACATCATTGAACTTCTCCAGACAAAAGATGTGGAGGAACTCTATGAATCATATGAGTTGGGGCATAACAATCAGGTCGTAGAAAAAG ATGGTTCTACACTCGAAAATGATCCAGGCACAAATGGGTGTGATACGCTACGGGTCATTTCAACCAGAGATTTTTCAACTCGTGAGGAACTTCTGAATAATGTTCTTGAGATTGTATTGAAGCAAGGATTTGTGACGAAAATTAAAAAATCGAAGAAAAAATGTTACGTTATAATTGGTTGCGACAGGGGAGGTATGTATCACTCAAATAAACCACATGGggaaaagagaagaaaagtgaCATGCTCTAGGTTAATTAATTGTCCCTTTGAAGTTTggggaaaaagaaaaagggatggAGTATGGAAGTTGGACTTAAAAAATTTATCTCATAACCATGAAGCTTCAGAGGACATGTCTGGTCATCCTTATTGTCGTCGTTTTACTAGTGAAAAGGTTCAGCGAATTCAAGAGAAGACAATGACAGATATTCCACCGCGTCAGATACTCACATCGCTCCGGCAAAGTAATCCGAATCTTCAAGCAATCTCAAGGACTTTGTATAATGTTCGTGCAAAAATTAAAAGAGAAAGCTAG